In Armatimonadota bacterium, a single window of DNA contains:
- the sirR gene encoding iron-dependent repressor, translated as MPTLSQENYLKAIWHLASEGKVTLQRLASHLDVSPASTLAMVRKLAAANLATYHRNSGVRLTAKGRTLALDVVRRHRLWELFLTTKLGYRWDEVHRIAEELEHINIPDLADRLDAFLGFPTYDPHGDPIPQRDGTLPPQSKQTLAEQPPGRYQIVGLKSTHETVLAQLAHVKLALGQVVELRARLPYDGTVVLQIGRRQQHLSKQLAEQLLVTPSA; from the coding sequence ATGCCGACACTCTCCCAGGAGAATTACCTGAAAGCCATCTGGCACTTAGCGTCGGAAGGGAAAGTCACACTCCAGCGGCTGGCATCGCATTTGGATGTTAGTCCCGCATCAACTCTGGCAATGGTGCGCAAGTTGGCCGCTGCCAACCTTGCTACCTATCACCGGAATTCTGGGGTGAGACTGACGGCGAAAGGCCGCACCTTGGCACTCGACGTCGTCCGGCGACATCGCCTGTGGGAGCTATTTCTCACAACCAAGCTCGGGTACCGCTGGGACGAAGTTCACCGCATCGCCGAGGAACTCGAGCACATCAACATCCCTGACCTTGCGGACCGGCTCGATGCATTTCTGGGATTTCCGACCTACGATCCGCATGGCGACCCAATTCCTCAGCGTGATGGAACCCTTCCTCCGCAGTCGAAGCAGACCCTGGCAGAGCAACCGCCGGGTCGTTACCAAATCGTCGGACTCAAGAGCACACACGAAACTGTACTGGCTCAACTCGCGCACGTGAAGCTTGCATTAGGTCAAGTCGTTGAACTGCGTGCGCGATTGCCCTACGATGGTACAGTGGTGCTCCAGATTGGGAGGCGACAGCAGCACCTGAGTAAACAGCTCGCCGAACAGCTGTTGGTGACACCATCAGCGTAA
- a CDS encoding TonB-dependent receptor: MAFSICVVAGMILLSTACLGTSHDSEDSSANHPSYNVHEIIVTAERSPIERSQSPSMVSVLSKQLFRRLGMPSVGSTLCYVPGVRTEINCQTCNYSQVRLNGLAGAYTQILVNGRPIVSPLVSLYGLDQFPTAMLERIEVVRGAASVLYGSSAIAGVINLVTRDTWEQGGFVTSNLNLIGSATVELATNATVMHRSGQENAFALTAHYRTRGGYDANGDGYTELARLRNVAIGANASFGLGNGRVYTSLAFINEERRGGNLLDQPPDRADQAEYRLHDILFFTASYTAHVGQHRWELYAATNATTRVHYTGVDHADGWGRTRSMYGIVGWQGTFHLPLRTTIGAEYQFDRTSDAIEAYGYKIDQQLGQGGIFAQVNEEILPRVSAVSGLRLAWHDAIRGAVLLWRAGLLWRPSERWEFRLNYGEGFRAPQAFETDMHIAFASGGVSLIRLDPQLRKESAQSLSLSMTHRFQGDGYIAELSFDGFGTSLRDPFVLTDDGLDSIGNRILLRTNGSGARVVGVSCEGQLEWNNLELVVTFTLQRSWYDQPVAWSKQMPPEPRFLRTPDLYGSAMLRIPIGDQWECLASAVLTGAMFVPHMAANGDRLVRTPSMLDCSASVRYRLGALLQGNSALTLGARISNMFNAYQRDFDRGRYRDSNYVWGPPQPRTVGVELQWSF; this comes from the coding sequence ATGGCATTCTCAATCTGTGTCGTAGCTGGAATGATTTTACTTTCCACTGCATGTCTTGGAACCTCACATGATTCGGAGGATAGTAGCGCTAACCACCCGAGTTACAATGTGCATGAAATCATCGTTACAGCAGAACGGTCCCCGATCGAGCGCTCCCAGTCGCCGTCGATGGTAAGTGTCCTCTCCAAGCAATTATTCCGTCGTCTTGGGATGCCGTCGGTTGGTTCGACCCTCTGTTACGTTCCTGGCGTGCGGACAGAAATCAACTGCCAGACGTGTAACTATTCGCAAGTACGGTTGAACGGTTTGGCTGGTGCGTACACGCAGATTCTTGTCAATGGACGTCCGATTGTATCTCCCCTTGTTTCGCTCTACGGATTGGATCAATTCCCGACGGCGATGCTCGAACGGATCGAAGTGGTGCGTGGGGCAGCATCGGTACTCTATGGCTCATCAGCGATTGCGGGAGTGATCAATCTTGTAACGCGGGATACATGGGAACAAGGTGGTTTTGTCACATCGAATCTGAATCTCATCGGTAGTGCCACAGTGGAACTCGCGACAAATGCAACTGTCATGCATCGCAGTGGCCAAGAGAATGCGTTCGCATTGACCGCACACTATCGCACTCGCGGAGGATATGATGCCAATGGTGATGGCTACACTGAACTTGCTCGACTTCGGAATGTTGCAATTGGTGCAAACGCTTCATTTGGACTTGGCAACGGCAGGGTCTATACCAGCCTTGCGTTCATCAACGAAGAACGGCGTGGAGGCAATCTCCTCGATCAGCCCCCAGACCGTGCCGATCAAGCGGAATATCGCCTGCACGACATTCTGTTTTTCACAGCGAGCTACACTGCGCACGTCGGCCAGCATCGCTGGGAACTCTACGCTGCAACCAATGCAACAACGAGGGTCCACTATACCGGCGTAGACCATGCAGATGGTTGGGGACGAACTCGGAGCATGTATGGAATTGTCGGTTGGCAAGGGACGTTTCACCTGCCACTTCGCACGACAATTGGAGCGGAGTATCAATTCGATCGTACCAGTGATGCGATCGAAGCGTACGGGTACAAGATTGATCAGCAGCTTGGGCAGGGAGGGATATTTGCGCAAGTCAATGAGGAAATCCTGCCGCGTGTTTCTGCAGTCAGTGGACTTCGCCTGGCTTGGCACGATGCGATCCGTGGAGCAGTGCTCCTCTGGCGGGCTGGACTTCTCTGGCGCCCGTCGGAACGGTGGGAGTTCCGTCTCAACTACGGTGAAGGGTTCCGTGCTCCGCAAGCCTTCGAAACCGATATGCACATTGCCTTCGCAAGCGGAGGCGTCTCGCTGATCCGTCTCGATCCACAACTCCGAAAAGAATCGGCGCAGAGCCTATCCCTTTCGATGACACATCGCTTCCAAGGAGATGGGTACATCGCCGAGCTGAGCTTCGATGGCTTCGGCACGTCTCTGCGCGATCCATTCGTGCTAACCGACGATGGCCTCGATTCGATCGGCAATCGCATTCTGCTACGTACCAATGGCTCTGGCGCTCGCGTAGTCGGCGTAAGCTGCGAGGGGCAACTCGAATGGAACAACCTCGAGTTGGTGGTAACGTTCACGCTGCAGCGTTCTTGGTACGATCAGCCTGTCGCGTGGTCCAAGCAGATGCCACCGGAACCCCGCTTCCTGCGCACACCGGACCTGTATGGCTCGGCAATGTTGCGTATCCCAATTGGTGACCAGTGGGAATGCCTGGCGTCAGCAGTGCTGACTGGTGCGATGTTCGTTCCACACATGGCAGCCAATGGTGACCGACTTGTGCGAACACCATCAATGCTTGATTGCAGTGCCAGTGTCCGGTATCGTCTGGGAGCATTGCTCCAAGGCAACAGCGCTCTCACGCTCGGCGCGCGAATTAGCAACATGTTCAATGCATACCAGCGGGACTTCGACCGCGGCCGCTACCGCGATAGCAATTACGTCTGGGGGCCCCCGCAGCCGCGCACGGTTGGTGTGGAGCTGCAGTGGTCGTTCTAA